From one Esox lucius isolate fEsoLuc1 chromosome 11, fEsoLuc1.pri, whole genome shotgun sequence genomic stretch:
- the kri1 gene encoding protein KRI1 homolog, which produces MSSKTELKINSKFADKYEKYRQKEELQRLKDKYGDQADESESGSESDEDDDDSEVELDPKLERDFYRTLSLLKKKDPKIYQSDAKFFIEEDVSIGNAQPSTSKITQKPMYLKDYERKVILERAGKYEEEESDEEAAMRERAASPSYIQEQRELKESFRKFIQDSDEEGSVKEDDDSQLLKRRTKTQEEKDKEDEDYVNWLKGQAELESPEELQDMKYLRDYWNDPELDEKERFLRDFVLNKGYIDKDAEDRIPSYDEVVNELDDSEEDGESFLERQEDFERHYNFRFEEPDAQKIKTYPRTIATSVRSKDERRKLKREEVKNRKKKEKEQKHEQLKQLKNLKRSEIMAKLKQLQELTGNEQLAFSQVDLDGDFDPQQHDQLMQKFFGDEYYGEEEGEKPQFDVEVEDEHWNWDTWRGQVGVEEYDGEEEQNGVEYEQPTCEDPDFIMDADYDPSQPTTSKKQKKKEKKKNKQDALIMGKKKKKSHFAEVITQNKPVFDPKEKSFEQYLDEYYKLDYEDIIDDIPCRFRYRQVLANDFGLSTDEILGADEKELNRWVSLKKTCMFRSDKEEMCDLQNYKIKARNMEKKRQILNSFYLEEDKEQPEGKNKVGKKRRDRMKNSVKDVTTGETELSQESSALNSTGVDHVLIEAGDQADEEDFLVPKAKKIKLEETVSTTQEMANSRTEKLKLPKKKHRQPGSHLMSGKGPFRVKMGGREFSGQRLRAYGLNPKRLHFRQLGRQKRKAQEKAEKKARKK; this is translated from the exons ATGTCTAGCAAAACGGAATTGAAGATTAATTCAAAATTTGCGGATAAGTATGAGAAATACCGCCAAAAGGAAGAATTACAAAGGC TGAAAGACAAATATGGTGACCAGGCTGACGAGAGTGAGTCAGGTTCAGAGTCTGATGAAGATGACGATGATAGCGAGGTG GAACTTGACCCCAAACTTGAAAGGGATTTCTACAGGACATTGTCTTTGCTGAAAAAGAAGGATCCTAAGATCTATCAGAGTGATGCAAAGTTCTTCATAGAGGAAG ATGTATCTATTGGTAATGCCCAGCCTTCAACTTCAAAGATAACTCAGAAGCCAATGTATCTCAAAGACTACGAGCGAAAAGTCATTTTGGAAAGGGCAGG TAAatatgaggaggaagagagcgATGAAGAGGCTGCAATGAGAGAG AGAGCTGCATCACCAAGTTATATCCAGGAGCAGAGAGAACTGAAAGAGAG CTTTCGTAAGTTCATCCAAGACAGTGATGAAGAGGGCAGTGTAAAGGAAGATGATGACTCTCAGCTACTGAAGAGGAGGACCAAGACGCAGGAAGAGAAG GATAAAGAAGATGAGGACTACGTTAACTGGTTGAAAGGCCAGGCAGAGTTGGAGAGCCCAGAGGAACTGCAGGACATG aaatactTGAGGGACTATTGGAATGACCCAGAGCTAGATGAAAAGGAGCGTTTCCTTAGAGACTTTGTCCTCAATAAGGGCTACATAGACAAAGACGCAGAAGACCG GATCCCCAGCTATGACGAGGTGGTGAATGAAttggatgattcagaggaggatgGGGAGTCGTTCTTAGAGCGTCAGGAGGACTTTGAAAGACACTATAACTTCCGCTTTGAGGAGCCTGATGCCCAGAAG ATCAAGACTTACCCCCGTACCATAGCCACCTCTGTTCGCTCCAAAGATGAGCGGCGGAAGCTTAAAAGGGAGGAAGTGAAAAATAGGAAGAAAAAG GAGAAAGAGCAGAAGCATGAGCAGCTGAAGCAGTTAAAGAACTTGAAGCGTAGTGAGATCATGGCCAAGCTGAAGCAGTTGCAAGAGTTGACAGGCAATGAGCAACTAGCATTCAGCCAAGTTGACCTGGATGGAGACTTTGATCCCCAGCAGCACGACCAGCTCATGCAG AAATTCTTTGGTGATGAATATTATGGAGAGGAAGAAGGGGAGAAACCCCAGTTTGATGTTGAAGTAGAGGATG AACATTGGAACTGGGACACATGGAGAGGCCAGGTAGGAGTTGAGGAGTATGATGGTGAAGAGGAGCAAAATGGAGTAGAATATGAGCAGCCCACTTGTGAAGATCCAGATTTTATT ATGGATGCTGACTATGACCCTAGCCAACCAACCACCTCCAAGAAGCAGAagaagaaggagaaaaaaaagaataagcAGGATGCCCTGATCAtgggaaagaagaaaaagaagtcTCATTTTGCTGAGGTCATCACCCAAAACAAACCAGTGTTTGATCCCA AGGAGAAGTCCTTTGAGCAGTACTTGGATGAGTACTACAAGCTGGACTACGAGGACATTATAGATGACATCCCCTGCAGGTTTCGCTACAGGCAGGTTTTGGCCAATGACTTTGGCCTGTCTACTGATGAG ATCCTAGGGGCCGATGAGAAGGAGCTGAATCGCTGGGTCTCCCTGAAGAAGACCTGCATGTTCAG gTCTGACAAGGAGGAAATGTGTGATTTGCAGAACTACAAAATCAAAGCGCGTAATatggagaaaaagagacaaatcTTGAACTCTTTCTATTTGGA AGAGGACAAAGAACAACCAGAGGGCAAGAACAAAGTtggtaaaaaaagaagagaCCGGATGAAGAATTCTGTGAAGGATGTCACTACCGGTGAGACAGAACTCAGTCAGGAAAGCTCTGCGTTGAACTCTACTGGGGTAGACCACGTATTGATAGAGGCAGGAGACCAGGCAGATGAAGAGGACTTCCTGGTACCCAAAGCCAAGAAGATTAAACTAGAGGAGACCGTTTCTACCACTCAGGAGATGGCCAACTCCAGGACTGAGAAGCTAAAATTGCCCAAGAAGAAACACCGGCAACCAGGGAGCCACCTAATGTCAGGGAAGGGCCCATTCAGGGTTAAGATGGGTGGGCGAGAGTTCAGTGGACAGAGACTGAGGGCTTATGGACTGAATCCCAAGAGGTTGCACTTCAGGCAGCTTGGCAGACAGAAACGAAAAGCTCAAGAGAAAGCGGAAAAGAAAGCTAGGAAGAAGTGA